The Caloramator mitchellensis genome contains a region encoding:
- the obgE gene encoding GTPase ObgE — MFVDVAKIYIKAGDGGHGAVSFRREKYVPFGGPDGGDGGRGGDVVFVVDPGLRTLLDFRYKKKYNASPGESGGASNRFGKDGEDLVIKVPPGTVIKDAETNRIIADLKDEKDKAIVAKGGRGGRGNAKFATPTRQAPNFAEPGMPGEEKWIVLELKLIADVGLIGFPNVGKSTILSMVTGAKPKIANYHFTTLTPNLGVVDLAGVKSFVLADIPGLIEGAHEGAGLGIDFLRHIERTRVLIHVIDVSGIEGRDPVEDFYQINDELKLYNEKLASKPQIIAANKTDIPGSEENIEKLKSEMDKLGLKVFSISAATNQGLKELIQYAAKVLEETPAQEEEIQEWYTPEEKKFTYEIRKADDGAYEIIGSFVDRLLLSVNIYDTESLKYFHKVLEKRGIIEELKMMGIQDGDLVRMNDFEFEFVE, encoded by the coding sequence ATGTTTGTTGATGTAGCTAAAATATACATCAAAGCTGGAGATGGCGGACATGGGGCAGTTTCTTTCCGAAGAGAAAAATATGTTCCCTTCGGAGGACCAGATGGTGGAGATGGCGGAAGAGGGGGAGACGTTGTTTTTGTAGTTGACCCTGGACTTAGAACACTTCTGGATTTTAGATACAAAAAAAAATATAATGCTTCCCCGGGCGAATCAGGTGGAGCAAGCAATAGATTTGGAAAAGACGGTGAGGATTTAGTAATAAAAGTTCCACCTGGAACGGTTATAAAGGATGCAGAAACAAATAGAATTATTGCAGACCTGAAGGATGAAAAAGATAAGGCAATAGTTGCAAAGGGAGGTAGAGGCGGCCGAGGAAATGCAAAGTTTGCAACACCAACAAGACAAGCACCAAACTTTGCTGAGCCAGGTATGCCAGGTGAAGAAAAATGGATAGTCCTTGAATTAAAGCTAATAGCTGATGTTGGACTAATAGGATTTCCTAACGTTGGAAAATCAACGATACTTTCAATGGTTACTGGCGCTAAGCCAAAGATTGCAAACTATCATTTTACCACATTAACACCAAATCTTGGAGTTGTAGATTTAGCTGGTGTTAAAAGCTTTGTTCTTGCTGATATACCAGGACTTATTGAAGGTGCGCATGAAGGTGCAGGCCTTGGAATAGACTTTTTAAGACATATTGAAAGAACAAGAGTTTTAATTCATGTTATCGATGTCTCTGGAATTGAGGGAAGAGACCCAGTAGAGGACTTTTATCAGATAAATGACGAATTAAAACTTTATAATGAAAAATTAGCTAGCAAGCCTCAGATAATTGCAGCTAATAAAACCGATATTCCAGGTTCAGAGGAAAACATCGAAAAATTAAAATCTGAAATGGACAAATTAGGCCTTAAGGTATTTAGTATTTCTGCTGCAACTAATCAAGGGCTTAAGGAATTAATACAGTATGCAGCGAAGGTGTTAGAAGAAACACCAGCGCAAGAGGAAGAGATACAGGAGTGGTATACTCCAGAGGAAAAGAAATTCACTTATGAAATTAGAAAGGCTGATGATGGGGCATACGAAATAATAGGCTCTTTTGTAGATAGGCTGCTATTATCAGTAAATATTTATGATACAGAATCGTTGAAATATTTCCATAAAGTGCTTGAAAAAAGAGGAATAATTGAAGAACTAAAAATGATGGGAATACAAGATGGAGACCTTGTAAGAATGAACGACTTTGAATTTGAATTCGTTGAATAG
- a CDS encoding YhbY family RNA-binding protein, which produces MLKGKQRSYLRSLGNKIDAIIQIGKNGVDDAVLNQISDALKARELIKVTVLKNSLLDPYETCGYICGKLNAEPVQVIGNRFLIYKRNEENPTIAIPR; this is translated from the coding sequence ATGCTTAAAGGCAAACAGAGAAGCTACTTAAGAAGCTTGGGAAATAAAATAGATGCCATTATTCAGATAGGTAAAAACGGAGTTGATGATGCCGTTTTAAATCAAATAAGCGATGCACTTAAGGCAAGAGAGTTAATTAAAGTTACGGTGTTAAAAAACAGCCTATTAGACCCATATGAAACATGTGGTTATATTTGTGGTAAATTAAACGCAGAGCCTGTTCAAGTGATAGGAAATAGATTTTTAATCTATAAAAGAAACGAAGAAAATCCTACAATTGCAATTCCGAGATGA
- the nadD gene encoding nicotinate-nucleotide adenylyltransferase produces the protein MKFGIFGGTFNPIHTGHLIVANEVLNKQKLDKILFIPTGNPPHKDVDIIPASIRYEMVRLAIEDNPNFIISDIETKEEGYAYTYDTLTKLQNIYYVNKFYFIIGYDAFRDIDMWKNVYEVFKLAEFLVVNREANINSTITLLNEKTKKYGGDAKYITIPNIEISSSEIRRRIKEGMDFRYLVPDKVYDYIKTNNLYKQR, from the coding sequence ATGAAATTTGGTATATTTGGAGGGACTTTTAACCCAATACATACAGGACACTTGATAGTTGCTAATGAGGTGTTAAATAAACAGAAGCTGGACAAAATTCTATTCATCCCTACCGGTAATCCACCACATAAAGATGTAGACATCATACCTGCAAGCATAAGATATGAGATGGTTAGATTAGCGATTGAAGATAATCCGAACTTTATCATTTCAGATATAGAAACCAAAGAGGAAGGATATGCTTATACATATGACACTTTGACAAAATTACAGAACATATATTATGTAAACAAATTTTATTTTATAATTGGATATGATGCGTTTAGAGATATTGATATGTGGAAAAATGTATATGAAGTTTTTAAACTTGCTGAATTCTTAGTTGTAAATAGAGAAGCGAATATTAATTCAACAATTACTTTGCTAAATGAAAAGACAAAAAAATACGGTGGAGATGCTAAATATATAACTATACCAAACATTGAAATTTCTTCTTCTGAAATTAGAAGAAGGATAAAGGAAGGAATGGATTTTAGATATTTAGTGCCAGATAAAGTATATGACTATATTAAAACAAACAACCTTTACAAGCAGAGGTGA